The genomic window ATGGGAAACATTTACTGTAAACTCTTTAATGACAGGATTAAACTTGTTctactgaataaaacattttctgaagaTAATTTGCATTTgcacaaattttgaaaaataaactgtaaaaacaaaacacacgtATATTTCCATAAAATTAACCCCACTTCTCTGAAGCATTCTGCATGTTAGTCAGTTTTAGATTTCACTGTCATGGTTTTGAGGAGGTGCTGCTGAGTTTTAATTCTACTGGAATTCAACTTAAAGAAATTGGTTTGGCTCTTTAAAAGGTCAATGAGGAAGTTCCTTTGTAAGTATTAAACCACAGTGAGATTCAAATCCTCCAAATAATCTAGGAAAAATGAGAAAACCTCTTGGAAAATCAACCAATCCTCAACatatatctttttatttcatcatgACTCAGGTGTTGATTAATCTTTGTACTTTGTGACTTTTTGCAAGGTGTGTGTCGGTTCAAACCATGAAACTGAATCAGGGAGTTGTCAGAGAGGACTTTGCTCTGCAAACTTCCTTCACTGTATCAGTTTCATGAAAAGTAAATATAAACTTCAGGGTAATTTTGAAAGATTTCTTACTAGATAGCTTTATACagcatgtttatttaaaactgcaATTATGTATTATGTGGTCGAAAATATCCTTGTTGAGCAATGAGTGGTTCACAAACAAACCCAACTTACTTTTCTAACTTTTTGACAGAGATGATAGGCaagtcaaggcaaggcaaatgtatttgtatagcacattttagtagAAGGacattgcaaagtgctttacatgatttaaacataggaaaagaaaaacaggataaaagcaagttggaataaaatgtagaaaaatttaaacaaaataaaacatgggagaatgGAAACTAAgagtaaatattaaaaagagtctgttctggttctgcagagtaagCTGGAGCTAGAAGACCTTAGTgatctggatggttgatacactgataacaagtctgtaatgtatttaggtgctaagccattcagggatttatagactaacagaagtattttaaagtctattctctgagatacagggagccagtgtaaggacatcagaactggggtgatgtgctcttctttcttagttttagtgaggacgcgggcagcagcgttctggatcagctgcagctgtctgatccactttttaggcagacctgtgaaaacaccgttgcagtaatcagttctactaaagataaacacatggattaattttttccagatcctgctgagacattagtcctttaatcctggcaATAGGGCAATAATTAGTCCAACAGTTTAATTCAGAATGCAGAAATCCCAACAGGTAAGAATTGGGTGATACATAAAAGAGCAAAAACCCAGAAACTACAGATTTGATGGGCAGAGTTTAAAACGGGTAAATTTCCTGATAACACAGTTACCTTGTTGCAAGGCCTTCTGTAGCCCCCACTGTTTGCACCATGCTTACACAACCACCTACCTCACTTTGTGTAGATGCACACTATGCACTAGGTCACTATGACCCCCAGGTAATGTGACCTGGGAGGcgagggggggagggggcacTGCATCCATGTTGTCGTCAGAGGATCAGACCAAGGCAAGGGGCCAACAATGTCCTCTATTCACCTGAGGAGCACCCTAGCTGTCCCTCTTAAAGATAGGGGACGTCTTTTGAGATCATTTGTGTGGATATTTTATGTGTTGATCATTACTAAAAGTTCCAGTACTTTTGGgttcctttgtgttttgttcacatattcATGTTCACATATtcatcttgttttgtgtgtgatcACACGGATAAAACATTATCCATGTGATCAAAAGGGTGGAGTGTTAATGGagtattattctgaagtcactatggcctcacgccaCTCAGACATGGGAGGCTtggagacatgatggctgtgtatgagatccactgtttggtgattgcaaggccaaatgctgcgtagCTACTGTGCGAGATGTTGATTGTCAAGGATAGACTGTCTCTGTTGTGTCTCATGCCAAGgacactgtgcagtattagggagagccgaaagcgaggaggggcagagacagggcagacccagactgcagcgggaccgtgtgGTGCGATTACTTcgatctatgtgatctctgctctgtttgccaataaaagtgctggaacttcatcactctgCTGTCTCCTTGTTCAGTAACTCTGGAAAGTCAGttgttattgtttagaattccaacCACACAGGAGGGCAGGATTCTTAAAAGAAGacttaaaaaaactatttaaccaAAAGAAATCATTAAACACACAAGCAGgcttcagatttctttttctgttaGACCATCTATTGGTACAGTCTTCTTCTCAACCAATCCCACCTTGAAACATGTGACATTTTGGCCAAATTTCTAAATGACATTGTTCAATCATGATCGCTGGATGGGTCAGTGAATCATTTGACCTGTTGCTTCTAACAATGAACTGAAACTACTGAGCCAAACTTAAAAATAATGTAGGGTGGGAGGTAAAAAATTTTCAAGAAACCTCTCCGGAAGCacacattgaaatcatttctgcatctctttttttttagcacattagGGGAACTAAGCACTATCCTTCACGTGAAGGAGATAAGACTATAAACACTTGTGCAGCATCATTCTTGCAGAGAAAAAGGTTGATTTGTATCTCTGAGGTTGTTGTGTCACTTCTGTTCTATTTTCtaagttctttttttctatttgctggtgggtgtgtttaaaaccatttctttTATGGTACATCCCATAATATCAATGCTCCAAACTCTCCCTATTTGATCTGCTTCAGTTTGCTTACTGTTCCACAGAGAACGCTATCTTCTCTAAACTCCACCTGAGCCTGAAGCACATGGAGGAGAACAAAACCCACATCTGAATGCTTTTTACGGTTTCCTTTACATCCCCCAGCACCTGGCGAGCAAACTGGCCCTCCTTTGAATCAACAGCCCCCCTGTGTAACTGGCTGCTGGATCTCCTCACAGAGAGACCTCACTCTGTCTGGGTTGGAAAGAACACCTCCAGTGTCATCTCCCTCGGTAGCAGGTCCGCTCAGGGCTTTGTACTGAGCCAATTGCTCTTCACCCTGATGACCCAGGACTGCTGTGCGATGTTCAGTACGAACCACATCATTAAGTATGCAAACGACGccctaaacaagaaaaaacacccgAAAGTCCCAAAACAACCCATACAAGTTTGCTATTTGtctaatgtaaatagtgttgTACTTTCCCTTTTAATTTGCAGCAAcactaaaaatgaaaaataaatggactgaatctatatagcgcttttccaatTCATACTGATCACTGAAAGTGCTTTACTTTAGTGACATTGACTCAATTGCACTCACTAACATGCACACACTTATCTACTGATATGCAGATTGGTAGGCAACTTGAGGTTAAGTGCCAGGGGaacatcgacatgtgacagggggaggctggaatcaaacctgcaaccttgccagacgactactgtacccactgagccacagtttgtcatttatttttcatggttTGGTGTTGGTGGTTCAGTTTGTTACACTATTGgacaataataacaaaaaaagccGTGAAGCTTCCATGGATGACACgtctattcaattcagttcagttttatttgtctagcggcaattcacaacacgtcatctcaaggcactttacaaagtcaaattcaatcaaaccctccaggttggtcagaaagtttcctctcaaACGAAACCCaacaggttgcatcaagtctctccaagcagcattcactcctcctggagaagcatagagccacagtggacagtcgtctacTTTGTtaatgactttgcagcaatccctcatactgagcatgcatgaagcgacagtggagaggaaaactcccttttaacagagaggaaaacctccagcagaaccagaaccaggctcagtgtgaatgctcatctgcctcgacccactggggcttagagaagacagagcagagacacagaaagcacagaagctcacattgacccaggagtactttctatgttagatggtaatagtggatgatctgtcttccctggattatgtcacagctaacagaacgtcagaccaggtgtacctactatgaagaaaaaaatgaagttaaaagctgaaataacaacaagcaatgcagattgtAGAACAGTAGAattcagtagagtgagaaaaatagatcctgatgtcctccagcagcctaagcctatagcagcataactatagaggtagctcaggataacatgagccactctaactataagctttgtcaaacaggaaagttttaagattagtcttaaaagtagacagggtgtctgcctcacagaccaaaactgggagttggttccacaggagaggagcctgatagctaaaggatctgcctcccattctacttttagagactctaggaaccaccagcagacctgcagtctgagagcgaagtgctctgttaggaacatacggggtaatcagagctctgatatatgatggagcttgattattaagggctttatacgtgagaaggagatttttaaactcttttcgtgatttaacaggaagccagtgaagggaagctaaaataggagaaatatgataccctcttgttgattttcatcagaagtgtcgctgcagcattttggatcagctgaagactttgaactgcgttttgtggacttcctaacagtaaagaattacaatagtccagccttgaagtaacaaatgcatggactagatTTTCAGCATTGCTCcgggggggagtggtggcctagtggttagagcattgagctctaaccactaggccaccactttGACCCTAAATCAGATCCATACtcaatgtttttcttcaaagCAGCGTCAAAATTATTGATCATGTCACATTTAATTTGAGTGTCTGTTACTTCACACAACAAAACCAGATGTTAAAAATGGACTAAACAAGTAAGGTGAATTTTGTCACTGCTTCTTTCCTAAAAATGGACACTAAGGTTCTGCTCCCACTGCAGGCAAATGTGGCCAAGATCTGATTTTTTGGGGCTTCAAGTGACCAAGTCAGACTTTTAAGAACTAGTGTAAACACTGAGATCTGGTCTATATGTGAGTCAGATTTGTGAAACTTCCATATGGGGTCCAGGCCCAGTCTGGCATCTGATCTGAATTGACTCCAGAGAGAACAACCAACACAGATTTGATGTGACGTTGACATCACTTTGCATCAACATTTGTCACAACTTTATGCTGGGGGGATGAGATTGCAGTTAGCAAGACAGATGGCAGCTGTGACAGTACTGCACAGTGGAGGAAAGAGTAAGATTAAACCTTATTCATTATGTAGCAAAACCTCTACTCAAGTCAAATTTAAAGACTTGTATAGGAACCCTTTGGATGAGGCCCGTAGAGAGCCTGGCCGTGCAAACTCTGTCTACAATCCTACATGCGGACTTTGTAATGCCAAAGATTACGATATGCAAACCaattacacaaaacaataagCAAACACAAGCATGCaaagctaaaaacatttgtttcactGAGTCAAAAGAAGATACCATAAAACATTTGATAGTTAACCAGTCCCGATAAAATTTTGTTCTTCGCCGTTACATGACATCCATGCCAAGTTCCTTCGTACTGCAGTTCTCAGAGCCATGACAAGGGGAAAAGATAAGGCATTCATCTGGGGTTGTGATCAGTGATGATGCATTTTTaggttaaaaatgttaaattctgAGCTATTTTTTGCTTCAATTCCCTTTTTTATGGTCAGTTCCTCATTTTGTGAGAGATTGTAATTTGACAACAAGCTGTATTTATACCCCCTGTGATCCCAGTTTGAAGGCTAGAAGTGCTGGCTGGTACAGAGCAAGGGATCAATCTGCATCAGGTTTgctacaacctttctgttcatCATCTCTACTGGTTCTACTGGGACTGTGATTATTGCTAatacattgcttttttttactttagggTGTAAATCTGCATAATTTCCACCATGAAGATATTGACTCTAGCGTTTCTATTCTTGGCCTTGATGGCTCTGAGCCAAGCTGCCGGTGAGTTTGTCTTTAAATATGGATTCTAACTATAATGTTTTTCGTTTCTCTCAACATCAGAACAAGCTTATGGTACAGCCTAAACTACCTCTGATACAGAGAAAGAAGGAATCCCCTCAGCTGTACATTTGTTATGAAAGTTTAATTGTTGAGCTGACATTAAATCGTGGCATTAAGTTAAAACGATAGTTACTGACAATTAATGTTTCAGAGTATTTGGTTTAATATATTAATTATATCTTAAGGTTCTCCAGTTGCTGTGGCTGAAAGTGAGACTAAAGAAATTCCTGCAGAAGGTGAGCTCAACGTTTCTCCATATTGGTTTAATGGGCAAAAGCTCCTAAAATGAAATCCTGTGTGAAATACGATTGAATACTTTCTAATTTAGGCTTTCATGGAATATCAAATGTGTGAATATGTTAAGCTTTAgacaaacttttttattttaggatttaAGTATTTCAGCTTTATCAATTACTCAGTTATTTTGTTGGCAGCCCGAGGAAAGGAGAAAGAGTCTAATTGATTTTGGCCACACAGAAAGTTGTACAATGCTGGACTCTCTCCATAAAAAGAGTTTCGTCCATTGCATGAATGCAATGGAAGTCTCAATAaaatatcataaaataaataaatgaatgctaTCACATCACACAAACTAATCAGTATATGTCAAATATCAATtcaaacacagctgataacaaGTAAATGACTATTGTAGCTTTAAACACAATTAACCACAAAGGGCTGATTCTAGCAAGTAGTATATTTCAGTGTAATGTATTAGTTATATTTAGTTAGAAAATCTTTTGGTTTTCCAGCTGCCAATGATCAACCTGAGACTTTTCCAGAAGGTTAGCTCCTGTTTCCCGTATTTCTGATTGTGGAAACAAAATTGGAAATTGTTTTCTAACATGGCATTCTGCGGGATCACATAAGTGTGTGATATGTTCTTTTGTTGAAAAACCATTGActtaaaataattgcattacTAAAAGTGTTGGACAAGCTGTTCCCATTCAAGGAGCCTGTTTATATTCAATGATAAATCCTGCAGGTTCTCCCGATGAAAACGACGAAGCTGAGAACGAGGAAACCGTTTCAGAAGGTCAGTTCATGTTTTCCCACTTTTGTAatcttgttttcatttaacGACTTCCACTGTAATCAAGTGAGAGGGATGAATTACTTTGTAAATCCAGGTTTCCTAAATATTtctactgtaaaaaaacaaacatctcacttacagagataaaaacaagaattttcCAATTGAAAACTTTAGAAGCGCCAATAATTAAATCAAAACCTTTAGACAAACCACACATGTTTGCTGGTGTCTATTGTTCTGGACAAAagggataaaataaaataggtttGTTAgaggaaaagtttaaaaaggacTAAAATATATGTTGAAGCCACTTACTAACAAGATATGGACGTATGAAATGTTATCATTTTATCCCCCTTCTTATTCTAAATTCAAAGTGAATGGGACCTCCAGCCTCCAGTAGGCGTCGGCATTTATTAAACtatatttgaaaaaacaaaaagtattttgcaAAAAGAACAACTTAAATCACTTTGTGGGAGTTCAAAGTACACTCAAAAAGctttctaaataataaaaaatagaagGAACAGGCAAACAAAACCTCTTTATGTTTTGTATTTACAATGATTTGCAAATCCTTATTTTACAGAAATCacattacttattttaagtgttgAGTTCATTGTTGTGATTGTTAAGATTAAATGTTTCAACTACATTTAGGAAAGTTTTGATTTCTCTGTTACCAGTGCGTGCTGCACACCTTCTTTTAACTTGACCtaaaactctgttaaatgaaaaacaggaaaaaaaaacacaagaaaaacgacattatttttcttcttgggATGCATTACCAACCAGCATCATCTTGTCATCTTTATCTGTTGAtttagaaatttgttttgcaccGTTATAAGGATTTCAGTGTCAAGCAAATATAATAAATGATACAATTTTAGGTGATTTTAGACTTCCACATGAGCAATCGTTAGCTCAAAAACTGAGGAAAGAATAACGTGTAAAGTGTAAATAAGCGGCTCTGTATGCTTGTCAGTAAACTCTGACCTGGTCAAGAGGTCTGGATGTTGTCCCGATGGCTGGCATAAGCACAAACGCCGCTGCTTCCGCTTCATCCCAAAAACCATGAAATGGACTGAAGCTGAGGTTTGAATGTCATCATACACACCCTTCCCTTGCACACGCTGTTAAATGATGTTCTGCTTTACCGCAACTCTCTGTTTGACTCCACCGCAGAAAAACTGTGTGTCCTTGGGGGCGAACCTTGCGTCTATCCACAACATTGACGAGTACGAGTTTGTCCAAAAGTTGATAAAGGGTAAAGAAGCATGGATCGGAGGCGCTGATGCGGAGGAGGTATGTTTAACAGAACAGTCGGATGTTTTGAGAAACACTGAATAATATCTACAGAAcattcattttatgttttttgtataGCCTGGTACTTGGTTGTGGAGTGATGGAAGTGCTTTCCACTACACCAACTGGTGCAAGGGAGAGCCCAATAACGGACTCTCCCAGTACTGTTTGCAGATGAACTATAGCAGTAAGTTAACGTCTGAAACTTCTGAATGTTTTACTGACAGAGAGCTAGATGTTGCTGAATTTTTCAAGTCTTCTTGGTAACTCACAGGGAAACCCTGGTGTTTTAGGAAAGGGTTTCAAGCGTTGGTGACACGCAAATAAGGATTAATTAGGCACCACCtttattgtgaaacaaaaagtaattaCAACATCTTTTCTTTCATAAAATGTGTCAGACTTTGGATTTTTCAGCCTCCTCGATCCATTTTTGGTTACTTAAGATTCTGATTCTGTGCAAGCCTCCTAATATCTAAACCATAGGGTGCTAGACAGGTGACTTTGTATGTAGGTCCTAATGCTTTTGTCTGTCTGTTGTGACGACATGCTGGTTTCTAATATGTTATTTAAGGATTGTTGGGCCACAGCTCTTTGCTCTCATTGCCAATCGGTACAATATGTGTCGTTTTCATCCAATAAGACTGATTCATGTTGGTCTGTTTATCAAAGTCCCCGGCACCCCCGAGATGTGAAGGCATGAACGTTCTGCTAGCATTACAATGCCAACGGAAGAGTCAGATAGCAGATATGACACGACGGAAGAGAATGGTGCAGCAGAAGaagattttgtaatttatttacaaaataatttcaagAGGCTTTCACTGAAGGGACAGATGCAGTTAAAGAAACTTCACGACCGACCAGACGTGAAAATTCAGCAGCAGACAAGTCACTGTGGATTAATTCCTCTTTGAACAGAGATTGTTGTTGTAATCCTCGGCCTATAGTCCTGTCCGACCCCCAGTTGCAGAGCTCTGATTCACCATATTGTTATTGTTTCTAGATGCCAAGTGCTGGGATAATTTGGGTTGTCAAAAACACCGTCCTTTCGTCTGTGCCATGAAAGTCTGAGGGATGACGTCAGCGCCACAACCAACGGAGGATGtgcgtccatgttttttttttcaacttcatCTTATGAGCCCTAACCCTCTGAGATAACCCAAAGGCTCTTTCTACCTTTTCAAAGCTTTGCTCATTACTCTCTCTGCAACGCTAACCAAAGGAATAGAGCGACAACTAAGAAACAGCAGCTGGATTTCctctctttaaaaataaacctttgaagCATCAAAATGAAATGGTCTGTGTTTCAATTACTATGctttatttagttagtttatatatatatatatatatatatatatatatatatatatatatatatatatatatatatatccaacaAAGACTGAtgatcctgcagctccttttaAGCGCCAGTCAGCCTGATCAAGA from Fundulus heteroclitus isolate FHET01 unplaced genomic scaffold, MU-UCD_Fhet_4.1 scaffold_211, whole genome shotgun sequence includes these protein-coding regions:
- the LOC110368223 gene encoding type-2 ice-structuring protein-like isoform X1, encoding MKILTLAFLFLALMALSQAAGSPVAVAESETKEIPAEGSPDENDEAENEETVSEVNSDLVKRSGCCPDGWHKHKRRCFRFIPKTMKWTEAEKNCVSLGANLASIHNIDEYEFVQKLIKGKEAWIGGADAEEPGTWLWSDGSAFHYTNWCKGEPNNGLSQYCLQMNYSNAKCWDNLGCQKHRPFVCAMKV
- the LOC110368223 gene encoding type-2 ice-structuring protein-like isoform X2 — encoded protein: MKILTLAFLFLALMALSQAAGSPVAVAESETKEIPAEVNSDLVKRSGCCPDGWHKHKRRCFRFIPKTMKWTEAEKNCVSLGANLASIHNIDEYEFVQKLIKGKEAWIGGADAEEPGTWLWSDGSAFHYTNWCKGEPNNGLSQYCLQMNYSNAKCWDNLGCQKHRPFVCAMKV